One window of Buchnera aphidicola genomic DNA carries:
- the ung gene encoding uracil-DNA glycosylase has product MTNLRSPTSWRNFFVKKKKQKNLMQLLKKVKFIRKNINVYPEQKMIFNAFLLTPLLGVKVVILGQDPYCRFGQAHGLSFSVLRGIRLPPSLKNIFQELKNNFSIFNTQKMHGCLESWAEQGVFLLNSILTVSEGLPGSHRGIGWEIFTDEVIQLISDVCSGVVFLLWGSFSRSKQYLIDQKKHFILQASHPSPRSCYRSFFGCRHFLKTNILLKRQNKSPINWFKNMKY; this is encoded by the coding sequence ATGACAAATTTACGCTCTCCTACATCATGGAGAAATTTTTTTGTAAAAAAAAAAAAACAAAAAAATCTTATGCAGTTGTTAAAGAAAGTAAAATTTATTCGAAAAAATATTAATGTATATCCGGAACAAAAAATGATTTTCAATGCTTTTCTGTTAACCCCTTTGTTAGGCGTTAAAGTAGTCATTTTAGGTCAAGATCCATATTGCCGTTTTGGTCAAGCTCACGGGTTGTCTTTTTCTGTTCTTCGCGGGATACGGCTTCCTCCATCTTTAAAGAATATTTTTCAAGAATTAAAAAATAACTTTTCAATTTTTAATACACAAAAAATGCACGGCTGTTTAGAATCGTGGGCAGAACAAGGAGTTTTTTTATTAAATTCTATTCTAACTGTTTCAGAGGGTCTTCCGGGGTCGCATCGAGGAATAGGGTGGGAGATTTTTACCGATGAAGTAATTCAATTAATTAGCGATGTTTGTTCAGGTGTAGTTTTTTTATTATGGGGATCTTTTTCGAGAAGTAAACAGTATCTTATTGATCAAAAAAAACATTTTATATTACAAGCGTCGCATCCATCTCCGCGATCATGTTATCGAAGTTTTTTTGGATGCAGACATTTTCTAAAAACAAATATTTTGTTAAAGCGTCAAAACAAAAGTCCTATTAATTGGTTTAAAAATATGAAATATTAA
- a CDS encoding nucleotide exchange factor GrpE, with product MKENKKHNQTNDNKKDNIEKKEKKNSSIVKKIEEKIVSCKKEKKNIRLRYYAEIDNLIKKNKKEIKNIKKQLFKEFLKSIFPVIDKIDYLVRNSHHTHVSQNSVLEGIKLTQNIFEKSLKSWSIKKINQINVPFDSQIHNLKSNQESDIAQNKKIIKTIIQNGYIFKKKIIKKAIVGL from the coding sequence ATGAAAGAAAATAAAAAACACAATCAAACTAATGACAATAAAAAAGATAATATTGAAAAAAAAGAAAAAAAAAATTCTTCTATTGTTAAAAAAATAGAAGAAAAAATTGTTTCTTGTAAAAAAGAAAAAAAAAATATACGCCTAAGATATTATGCTGAAATAGACAATTTAATAAAAAAAAACAAAAAAGAAATAAAAAACATTAAAAAACAGCTATTTAAAGAATTTCTGAAATCTATATTTCCTGTTATTGATAAAATTGACTATTTGGTGCGCAACTCTCATCACACACATGTATCTCAGAATTCTGTCCTAGAAGGAATAAAGCTAACGCAAAACATATTTGAAAAAAGCTTAAAATCCTGGAGTATAAAAAAAATAAATCAAATTAACGTTCCCTTTGATTCTCAAATACATAATTTAAAATCAAATCAAGAGAGCGATATTGCGCAAAATAAAAAAATAATTAAAACTATCATTCAAAATGGGTATATTTTTAAAAAAAAAATAATTAAAAAAGCTATTGTAGGCTTATAA
- the grxD gene encoding Grx4 family monothiol glutaredoxin, with product MSNFKMTDIISRIEKQLNDNTVIIYMKGSPEHPSCGFSSQAVQALSLCTSDFAYVDVLKDPDIRLALPKYAQWPTFPQLWVKKRLIGGCDIILEMFRNGDLLSLIKSCASKNREKN from the coding sequence ATGAGTAATTTTAAGATGACAGACATCATTAGTAGAATAGAAAAGCAATTAAATGATAATACTGTTATCATTTATATGAAAGGCTCCCCGGAACATCCTAGCTGCGGTTTTTCGTCTCAGGCTGTCCAAGCGTTGTCGCTATGCACTTCAGATTTTGCATATGTTGATGTATTAAAAGATCCTGATATTCGATTAGCATTACCTAAATATGCTCAGTGGCCTACTTTTCCTCAGTTATGGGTTAAAAAGCGTTTAATCGGAGGATGTGATATTATTTTAGAAATGTTTCGTAATGGAGACTTGTTGTCTTTAATTAAAAGCTGTGCTTCTAAAAATAGAGAAAAGAATTAG
- the rnt gene encoding ribonuclease T — MSIKKDAQNTINKRFRGFYPVVIDIESAGFHAKTDALLEIAIVTLKMNTLGWLQIDDTLHFHVIPFRGSIIQAESVAFNKIDPFNPLRGAVSEKKALKKIFKFVKKKININQCKKGILVAHNANFDHNFLMAATRRTGIINNPFHSFTTFDTAALSGLVFGQTVLAKACKIAGIPFDTSQAHSALYDTKQTAHLFCELVNRWKRLGGWPTHLSHRKKRDEIKSI, encoded by the coding sequence ATGTCCATAAAAAAAGATGCACAAAATACTATTAACAAGAGATTTAGAGGATTTTATCCAGTCGTAATAGATATAGAAAGCGCTGGGTTTCATGCAAAAACTGATGCATTATTAGAAATCGCTATTGTCACTTTAAAAATGAATACATTAGGTTGGCTACAAATTGATGATACCTTACACTTTCACGTCATACCATTCCGGGGATCAATCATACAAGCAGAATCTGTCGCGTTTAACAAAATTGATCCGTTTAATCCGCTTAGAGGCGCTGTTAGCGAAAAAAAAGCATTAAAAAAAATTTTTAAATTCGTGAAAAAGAAAATAAACATTAATCAGTGTAAAAAGGGCATATTAGTGGCGCACAACGCAAACTTTGATCATAACTTTTTAATGGCAGCTACAAGAAGAACTGGAATAATTAATAATCCGTTTCACTCATTCACTACATTTGATACTGCTGCACTCAGTGGGCTAGTATTCGGCCAAACAGTACTTGCAAAAGCATGCAAGATAGCGGGAATACCGTTTGATACTTCACAGGCCCATTCTGCTTTATACGATACTAAACAAACAGCACATCTTTTCTGCGAGCTAGTAAATCGATGGAAAAGGCTAGGGGGTTGGCCAACTCATTTATCTCACCGAAAAAAACGCGATGAGATAAAGTCTATATAA
- the pth gene encoding aminoacyl-tRNA hydrolase — protein MKKIKMIVGLGNSIHRYLGTRHNVGFWFIDALLDFYKGVLRYKKKFLGFVTSVVIEDNTVYVLKPNLFMNTNGHAVANLSSFYNIQLSEILVVRDELDLLPGELQIKFGIRHNGHNGVKSIIKYFNKKSAFMQLCIGIGRPQSIGSIAKFVLEAPSSEEKKMIKKSIVRFIALNKGELYKQITKKKFFK, from the coding sequence TTGAAAAAAATAAAAATGATCGTCGGTTTAGGAAACTCCATTCATCGGTACCTTGGCACAAGACACAACGTTGGTTTTTGGTTTATTGATGCGCTATTAGATTTTTATAAAGGCGTTTTGAGATATAAAAAAAAATTTTTAGGTTTCGTAACTTCCGTTGTGATAGAAGATAATACAGTTTACGTGCTAAAGCCTAACTTATTTATGAATACTAATGGTCATGCGGTAGCAAATTTATCATCTTTTTACAATATTCAGTTATCAGAAATTTTAGTAGTGAGAGATGAATTAGATTTATTGCCTGGAGAATTACAAATAAAATTTGGAATCAGACACAACGGGCATAATGGTGTTAAAAGTATAATTAAGTATTTTAACAAGAAAAGCGCTTTTATGCAGCTATGCATAGGAATTGGTCGCCCTCAATCTATAGGTAGTATAGCTAAATTTGTCTTAGAAGCGCCTAGTTCAGAAGAAAAAAAAATGATCAAAAAATCAATTGTAAGATTTATTGCTTTAAACAAAGGAGAGTTATATAAACAAATTACTAAAAAAAAATTCTTTAAATGA
- the ychF gene encoding redox-regulated ATPase YchF: MVYKFGIIGLPNVGKSALFNRLTKLNVPSKNFPFCTIAPNLGMVSVIDNRLKKLALGFESEKIVYSVVQLVDIAGLVKGASTGEGLGNRFLEKIRECHAVIHVTRCFKNDDIIHVYDAVDPARDIDIVNSELLLSDLDLCEKTVQRLLVHKSQVHVRDDNTMNLMHRCIQKLQLGVALRDIKFTHTELMYLKQYRFLTLKPMIYALNMANNFDLNIDLKAFFKNININKLTIFPVIADAKDQNKRNNIDDLPCHLMSKQINDLNNYDKIVQVICHMLKLKTFFTAGPKETRSWLFRSGSTALQVASLIHSDFSKGFIRAQVISYDDFISLRSMYKIKKFGKLRSEGKKYLVNDGDIINFLFNV, encoded by the coding sequence GTGGTATATAAATTTGGAATTATTGGATTGCCTAATGTAGGAAAGTCAGCATTATTTAATCGATTAACGAAACTGAATGTTCCATCTAAAAATTTTCCTTTCTGTACCATTGCTCCAAATTTAGGCATGGTTTCTGTTATTGATAACCGATTAAAGAAGCTAGCACTTGGTTTTGAATCAGAAAAAATTGTATATAGTGTTGTTCAGTTAGTCGATATAGCGGGTTTGGTAAAAGGAGCTTCTACCGGAGAGGGTTTAGGAAATAGATTTTTAGAAAAAATTAGAGAATGCCATGCAGTCATACATGTTACGCGTTGTTTTAAAAACGACGATATTATTCATGTATATGATGCTGTTGATCCTGCGCGCGATATTGATATTGTGAATTCAGAATTATTGTTATCTGATCTTGATTTATGTGAAAAAACGGTTCAAAGACTTTTAGTGCATAAAAGTCAGGTTCATGTACGTGATGATAATACAATGAATTTGATGCATCGTTGTATACAAAAACTACAATTAGGTGTAGCACTAAGGGATATTAAGTTTACACATACAGAATTGATGTATTTGAAACAATATCGTTTTTTAACATTAAAGCCTATGATTTACGCATTAAACATGGCCAACAACTTTGATCTAAATATTGATTTAAAGGCATTTTTTAAAAATATCAACATTAATAAATTAACGATTTTTCCAGTTATTGCAGATGCGAAAGATCAAAATAAAAGAAATAATATAGATGATTTACCATGTCATTTAATGTCAAAACAGATTAATGATCTTAATAATTATGATAAGATTGTTCAAGTCATATGTCATATGTTAAAGCTAAAAACTTTTTTTACTGCTGGGCCAAAAGAAACTAGGTCGTGGTTGTTTCGTTCAGGTAGCACGGCATTACAGGTAGCTAGCTTAATTCATTCTGATTTTTCTAAAGGTTTTATTAGAGCTCAGGTTATTTCATATGATGATTTTATTAGCTTGAGAAGTATGTATAAAATAAAAAAATTTGGCAAACTGCGTAGTGAAGGGAAAAAATATCTAGTAAACGACGGCGATATTATAAATTTTTTGTTTAATGTATAA
- the thrC gene encoding threonine synthase: MKLYNLKDNSEEVNFLNAIKKGLGKKQGLFFPKYLPKFSARALDDLIKMDFINRSTHILSHFISDEIPLKDLKKKVKKAFSFTKPKLVSIKKNISCLELFHGPTLAFKDFGARFMAQMLSHWKEKNSIMTILTATSGDTGAAVAHAFYRMDNIRVVILYPKGRISSLQEKLFCTLGKNIHTIAINGSFDDCQYLVKQSFNDVQLKKKIGLNSANSINISRLLAQICYYFEAFALIPLKHHNDIVISIPCGNFGNLTAGLIAKSLGLPIKSFIAATNANDTIPRFLESGIWKPNYTISTLSNAMDISQPNNWPRVEEIFKRKKWNLNTLKSESVSDEKTIKSMRELYKQGYTSEPHAAIAYRILKKNMHKTDFGLFLGTAHPSKFQDTVEKILNTHIDLPESLQSRIHLKNLSHQMKPDFLKLKNFLLTKI, encoded by the coding sequence ATGAAATTATACAATTTAAAAGATAATAGCGAAGAAGTGAATTTTTTAAACGCAATTAAAAAAGGTTTAGGAAAAAAACAAGGATTATTTTTCCCAAAATATTTACCAAAATTTAGTGCTCGGGCATTAGACGATTTAATAAAAATGGATTTTATTAATCGTAGCACACACATACTATCACATTTTATATCCGATGAAATTCCATTAAAAGATCTAAAAAAAAAAGTCAAAAAAGCATTTTCTTTTACAAAACCAAAACTCGTATCCATTAAAAAAAATATTTCTTGTCTAGAATTATTTCACGGCCCAACATTAGCCTTTAAAGACTTTGGAGCAAGATTTATGGCTCAAATGCTTTCTCATTGGAAAGAGAAAAATTCTATTATGACCATATTAACAGCTACTTCTGGAGACACAGGGGCAGCGGTAGCGCATGCGTTTTATCGTATGGACAATATTCGAGTAGTCATTTTATATCCCAAGGGAAGGATTAGTTCTTTACAAGAAAAATTATTCTGCACATTAGGAAAAAATATACACACAATTGCTATTAATGGTAGTTTTGATGATTGCCAATACCTAGTAAAACAATCATTTAATGATGTTCAGTTAAAAAAAAAAATCGGATTAAATTCCGCAAATTCTATTAACATTAGTCGTTTATTAGCTCAAATTTGTTATTATTTTGAAGCTTTTGCATTAATTCCGCTAAAACATCATAACGATATTGTGATATCTATTCCTTGTGGGAATTTCGGAAATTTAACGGCAGGATTAATTGCAAAATCATTAGGACTACCTATCAAATCATTCATTGCTGCTACTAACGCTAATGACACAATTCCACGATTTTTAGAGTCCGGAATCTGGAAACCTAATTATACTATATCTACTCTTTCAAATGCTATGGACATTAGTCAACCCAATAATTGGCCAAGAGTAGAGGAAATATTTAAAAGAAAGAAATGGAACCTTAATACTCTTAAATCTGAAAGCGTATCTGATGAAAAAACTATAAAATCCATGCGAGAATTGTATAAACAAGGATACACCTCTGAGCCACATGCAGCTATAGCATATCGAATATTAAAAAAAAATATGCATAAAACAGATTTCGGATTATTTTTAGGTACTGCTCATCCGTCAAAATTTCAAGATACAGTAGAAAAAATATTAAACACCCACATAGATCTACCAGAATCTTTACAATCGAGAATCCATTTAAAAAATTTATCACACCAAATGAAACCCGATTTTTTAAAATTAAAAAACTTTTTGTTAACAAAAATTTAA
- the thrB gene encoding homoserine kinase, protein MIKIYAPASIGNVGVGFDILGAAITPIDGTLLGDCVSIQSSKTFQLHNHGNFSTQLPGDIKKNITWQAWNWFNKKTKKKTPVSITLKKNMPIGSGLGSSASSIVASVLALNKFYKTNLTQRELINIMGRLEGFISGSVHYDNVAPCYLGGLQLVTNDLFHKTQSLPVFKNWLWIIAWPGIALPTSVSRNLLPQKYNKDICITNSRNLSTFIHALHSNQPELAIRFMTDVLAEPYRIPLIPQFLNTKNAIMQLGALTCSISGSGPTIFSICLDIGVAKKIKKWLEVNFIKNEQGFVHICTIDQLGARRIGS, encoded by the coding sequence ATGATAAAAATTTATGCACCCGCTTCTATAGGAAATGTTGGTGTTGGTTTTGATATTTTAGGAGCAGCTATCACTCCAATAGACGGTACTTTATTAGGGGATTGTGTTTCCATACAATCATCAAAAACTTTTCAATTACATAATCATGGCAATTTTTCTACACAATTACCAGGTGATATAAAAAAAAATATTACATGGCAGGCATGGAATTGGTTTAATAAAAAAACAAAAAAAAAAACACCAGTATCTATTACACTAAAAAAAAATATGCCAATCGGATCAGGTTTAGGGTCTAGCGCTTCTTCTATCGTGGCAAGCGTTTTAGCTCTCAACAAATTTTATAAAACAAATCTCACGCAAAGAGAATTAATCAATATAATGGGCCGCTTAGAGGGATTTATATCTGGTAGTGTACATTACGACAATGTTGCTCCCTGCTATTTAGGCGGATTACAGCTCGTAACAAACGACTTGTTTCATAAAACACAGTCTCTTCCTGTATTCAAAAATTGGTTATGGATTATTGCTTGGCCCGGTATTGCGCTACCTACCTCTGTATCTAGAAATCTACTTCCGCAAAAGTATAATAAAGATATATGTATAACAAACAGTCGAAACCTATCAACCTTCATACACGCTTTACACTCTAACCAACCTGAATTAGCGATACGCTTTATGACAGATGTTCTTGCGGAACCCTATAGAATCCCTTTAATACCACAATTCCTTAATACAAAAAATGCAATTATGCAGCTAGGCGCCCTTACTTGCAGTATATCTGGATCAGGACCTACTATATTTTCAATATGTTTAGATATTGGTGTTGCAAAAAAAATAAAAAAATGGCTAGAGGTAAACTTTATCAAAAACGAACAAGGATTTGTACATATTTGTACAATTGATCAATTAGGCGCAAGACGGATAGGATCTTAA